In Neorhizobium galegae, the following proteins share a genomic window:
- a CDS encoding glycosyltransferase family 4 protein, translating into MNVVKALDRTFGHEERLPIIAPVGTPDPGFARLPLVTSGDFGGHAWEQTVLARTCQGPLLNLCNSAPVLKKDQIVCIHDANIFAAPESYSRAFRMAYSRLHPLLVRRSARIATVSHASARQLARYLPVRQKDIAVLPNGHEHALEWDARLAKVAPQLVSAIGARGRQFVLALASRAQHKNLGLLMKAAAALDDLDIDIIVAGGGAGIFASDLLEKRPNLLLVGRVSDDDLAYFLKHALCLAFPSITEGFGLPIVEAMALGCPVVASDCASMPEVCGAAALTASPFQPEEWIRHIAALKGSDLLKGELRGQGLEQVRNFSWTNTAAGYRELLQNPGKNLVPHKSPRSRELNLAVVIATRGRPAVVSATVRHLLATQTVRPDTLVVSCVDASDVGDLVSDPKVTIVTGKAGLAAQRNKALANLPAGTDVVVFFDDDFVAHANWLASAICAFRDESRLVGLTGHVIADGIKGPGIPFDEGLRLLDRAPSPGSRWHEPYSPYGCNMAFRMSAIGDARFDERLVLYGWLEDRDFAAALAKQGGRFVKSDEACGVHMGVKSGRVSGERLGYSQIVNPLYMMRKGTMTLAQVADQVLRNIASNFGRLLWAEPFIDRRGRVKGNLIGFADVLRGRLEPERAARLPVFSARPLRAGGKAK; encoded by the coding sequence ATGAATGTCGTCAAGGCTCTCGACCGCACCTTCGGTCATGAAGAGCGACTACCGATAATCGCGCCCGTCGGCACGCCGGACCCGGGTTTTGCCCGACTTCCGCTGGTCACCTCCGGCGATTTCGGCGGGCACGCGTGGGAGCAGACCGTGCTTGCCCGGACTTGCCAGGGGCCACTGCTCAATCTTTGCAATTCGGCACCCGTTCTCAAGAAGGATCAGATCGTCTGCATCCATGACGCCAACATTTTCGCCGCCCCGGAAAGCTATAGCCGCGCCTTCCGTATGGCCTACTCCCGACTGCATCCGCTCCTGGTTCGACGTTCCGCTCGCATCGCCACCGTCTCTCACGCATCTGCGCGGCAACTCGCCCGCTACCTGCCTGTCCGACAGAAAGACATTGCCGTCCTTCCCAATGGCCACGAACACGCTCTCGAGTGGGACGCCCGGCTGGCGAAGGTCGCGCCGCAACTGGTCAGCGCCATAGGCGCAAGAGGCCGCCAATTCGTTCTGGCGCTTGCCTCTCGTGCCCAGCACAAAAACCTTGGCTTGCTGATGAAGGCTGCAGCGGCTCTTGACGACCTGGATATCGACATCATCGTCGCTGGCGGAGGTGCCGGTATTTTTGCCTCTGACCTTCTCGAAAAACGGCCCAACCTCCTTCTCGTGGGGCGCGTGTCGGACGACGATCTTGCCTATTTTCTGAAACACGCACTTTGTCTGGCGTTCCCCTCCATCACCGAGGGCTTCGGGCTGCCCATTGTCGAAGCCATGGCCCTGGGTTGCCCCGTCGTGGCGTCCGATTGCGCAAGCATGCCTGAAGTATGCGGTGCGGCGGCGCTGACGGCGTCTCCCTTCCAGCCGGAGGAGTGGATCAGGCATATCGCAGCCCTGAAGGGGTCCGATCTGCTCAAAGGCGAGCTGCGCGGTCAGGGCTTGGAGCAGGTGCGCAACTTTTCTTGGACGAATACCGCAGCGGGTTACCGGGAACTGCTTCAGAACCCCGGGAAAAACCTTGTTCCGCATAAATCGCCAAGGTCGAGGGAACTTAACCTGGCGGTTGTCATCGCCACCCGCGGTCGCCCGGCCGTCGTCAGCGCGACGGTGCGCCATCTTCTCGCAACCCAGACGGTTCGACCGGATACGTTGGTGGTGTCCTGCGTGGATGCGTCCGACGTCGGCGATCTGGTTTCCGATCCCAAAGTGACGATCGTCACGGGAAAGGCCGGCCTTGCAGCCCAACGCAACAAAGCGCTCGCCAACCTGCCTGCCGGAACGGACGTGGTCGTCTTTTTCGACGATGATTTCGTCGCCCACGCAAATTGGCTGGCATCCGCCATCTGCGCGTTTCGCGACGAAAGCCGCCTCGTTGGGTTGACGGGGCACGTGATCGCCGACGGAATCAAAGGCCCCGGTATCCCCTTCGATGAGGGCCTTCGCCTTTTGGATCGTGCGCCATCCCCTGGTTCGAGGTGGCATGAACCCTACAGTCCCTATGGCTGCAACATGGCCTTCCGCATGTCCGCCATAGGCGACGCAAGGTTCGACGAACGGCTGGTCCTGTACGGCTGGCTGGAGGATCGTGATTTCGCGGCCGCGCTTGCCAAGCAGGGTGGACGCTTCGTCAAATCGGATGAGGCCTGCGGCGTACATATGGGCGTCAAGAGCGGCCGCGTGAGCGGTGAGCGGCTGGGATATTCTCAGATCGTCAACCCGCTTTACATGATGCGCAAGGGCACCATGACGCTTGCGCAGGTTGCCGACCAGGTTCTGCGCAACATAGCCAGCAATTTCGGCCGGCTGTTATGGGCGGAACCGTTTATCGATCGACGCGGGAGGGTCAAAGGCAATCTCATAGGCTTTGCGGATGTTCTGCGAGGACGCCTGGAGCCTGAGCGTGCTGCTCGGTTGCCGGTATTCAGCGCTCGTCCGCTGCGAGCCGGAGGGAAGGCCAAATGA